One region of Juglans regia cultivar Chandler chromosome 4, Walnut 2.0, whole genome shotgun sequence genomic DNA includes:
- the LOC108996435 gene encoding protein CLMP1-like: MGKSGGRKKKGGANQVTGDNSTPKANGGVDLDSSVFLTRAQELKEEGNKRFQNKDYAGALEQYDNALRVTPKTHPDRAVFHSNRAACLMQMKPIDYETVIAECNMALQVQPRFFRALLRRARAFEAIGKYEMAMQDVQVLLGAEPNHGDALEISRRLKTALGPRPEAQQDLQSRPSPAALGASAVRGAPIAGLGPCLPARPVPKKANTAAGGLVLSPNNKPEKPQAVLPSENGPESKAQLPKVVLKLSSGNSKPGNPRKDNQKEQPSTALVSLHGQAPEAAIQWRPLKLVYDHDIRLAQMPIKCSFKVLREIVSKRFSSSKSVLIKYKDNDGDLVTITCSGELRLAESYVDSLILKDLETDKTDTIGVLRLHIVEVSPEQEPPILEEEEKDMESEGNKGDEIGSNSSLGESVLEPADVGIDKTEKESQKEKPGAEDPACKEVEMDDWLFEFAQLFRTHVGIDPDAHIDLHELGMELCSEALEETVTSEEARGLFDKAAAKFQEVAALAFFNWGNVHMCAARKRIPLDESAGKEVVAAQLQASYDWVRERYSLAREKYEEALVIKPDFYEGLLALGQQQFEMAKLHWSFALAKKIDLSSWDSTETLKLYESAEEKMKAATEMWEKLEEQRANELKDPSAIKKEELLKRRKKQTGNNEGEPSSLGSQSEISADEAAEQAAVMRSQIHLFWGNMLFERSQVECKLGLVGWEKNLDAAVERFKLAGASETDISMVLKNHCSNGDAVEGDVKRVPKSDTDVAGEAKNDVADEVSIK, encoded by the coding sequence atgggTAAGTCAGGGGGTAGGAAGAAGAAGGGTGGTGCAAACCAAGTAACAGGTGATAATTCTACTCCAAAAGCTAATGGTGGTGTTGATTTGGACTCTTCGGTATTTTTAACAAGAGCCCAAGAGCTCAAAGAAGAAGGGAACAAGAGGTTTCAAAATAAGGACTATGCTGGCGCTCTTGAGCAGTATGATAATGCTCTCAGAGTTACTCCAAAAACCCACCCAGACCGAGCTGTGTTTCATAGCAATAGAGCGGCTTGTTTGATGCAAATGAAGCCCATAGACTATGAAACTGTGATTGCTGAGTGTAATATGGCTCTTCAGGTCCAGCCCCGGTTTTTCCGGGCTCTCCTTCGGAGGGCTCGGGCGTTTGAGGCAATAGGGAAGTATGAAATGGCGATGCAAGATGTTCAGGTGTTGTTGGGGGCTGAACCCAATCATGGGGATGCGTTGGAAATTTCCCGGCGGTTGAAGACGGCATTGGGTCCTCGCCCGGAGGCCCAGCAGGACCTCCAGAGCCGCCCATCCCCTGCTGCCCTTGGTGCTTCTGCAGTTCGTGGTGCACCAATTGCTGGATTAGGACCTTGTTTACCTGCCCGCCCGGTACCAAAGAAGGCAAATACTGCAGCAGGGGGATTAGTATTATCACCAAATAATAAGCCAGAGAAGCCCCAAGCGGTTCTACCCTCTGAAAACGGTCCCGAGTCTAAAGCACAATTACCAAAAGTTGTTTTGAAGCTTTCGAGTGGTAATTCAAAACCTGGTAATCCAAGGAAGGATAATCAGAAGGAACAGCCATCTACCGCATTAGTCTCATTGCATGGGCAGGCTCCAGAGGCTGCAATCCAATGGAGGCCATTGAAGCTTGTTTATGATCATGACATAAGGCTTGCCCAGATGCCAATAAAATGCAGTTTCAAAGTGTTAAGAGAAATCGTGAGCAAAAGGTTTTCATCATCAAAGTCAGTTTTAATCAAATACAAGGACAATGATGGTGATTTGGTGACCATAACCTGTTCAGGGGAACTCAGATTGGCGGAGTCTTATGTGGATAGCCTCATACTAAAGGATCTGGAAACAGATAAGACAGACACAATTGGGGTACTAAGACTGCATATTGTGGAGGTGAGCCCTGAGCAAGAGCCTCCTATAttggaagaagaggagaagGATATGGAGAGTGAGGGAAACAAGGGAGATGAAATTGGCTCCAATTCGTCACTTggtgaatctgttttggaaccTGCTGATGTGGGAATTGATAAGACAGAGAAAGAATCTCAGAAGGAGAAACCGGGAGCAGAAGATCCTGCATGCAAGGAAGTGGAGATGGATGATTGGCTGTTTGAATTTGCTCAGCTTTTTCGCACTCATGTTGGTATTGACCCAGATGCTCATATAGACTTACATGAGCTTGGGATGGAGCTTTGCTCCGAGGCACTTGAGGAGACAGTGACAAGTGAAGAAGCCAGAGGTCTCTTTGACAAGGCTGCTGCTAAGTTTCAAGAGGTGGCTGCTTTGGCATTCTTCAACTGGGGAAATGTTCATATGTGTGCAGCAAGGAAACGCATTCCCTTGGATGAATCTGCTGGAAAGGAGGTTGTGGCTGCACAGCTTCAAGCCTCTTATGACTGGGTTAGGGAAAGATATTCTCTGGCCAGAGAGAAGTATGAGGAGGCACTCGTGATCAAACCAGACTTTTATGAGGGTTTGCTTGCTCTGGGGCAGCAGCAATTTGAAATGGCCAAACTTCATTGGTCATTTGCACTTGCTAAGAAGATAGATCTCTCAAGCTGGGACTCTACTGAAACTCTAAAACTTTATGAGAGCGCGGAGGAAAAGATGAAGGCTGCGACTGAGATGTGGGAGAAGCTGGAGGAGCAGAGGGCAAATGAGTTAAAAGATCCAAGTGCGATTAAGAAGGAAGAGTtattgaaaagaagaaagaaacaaactGGTAATAATGAAGGTGAGCCCTCGAGCCTTGGCAGTCAGAGCGAAATATCAGCAGATGAAGCAGCTGAACAAGCAGCTGTGATGAGATCACAGATACATCTCTTCTGGGGTAACATGCTTTTTGAGCGATCCCAAGTTGAATGCAAATTGGGACTGGTTGGTTGGGAGAAAAACCTGGATGCTGCTGTTGAGCGCTTTAAGCTTGCTGGAGCGTCTGAGACTGACATTTCGATGGTTCTGAAGAACCACTGCTCTAATGGAGATGCAGTGGAAGGAGATGTTAAAAGGGTTCCAAAGTCGGATACTGATGTGGCTGGTGAAGCTAAGAATGATGTAGCTGATGAAGTATCGATCAAGTGA
- the LOC108996231 gene encoding non-specific lipid-transfer protein A-like: MEKKRMGWSVFAFGMVIMALGASLSDAEISCTEALRSLIPCTPFLVGFGSSAPNVVCCMGVQHVFEQANTTTTRRDLCQCFQNAASQIGALPERVKELPQFCNIHVTLPINDANVNCSKIQ; encoded by the exons ATGGAGAAGAAAAGGATGGGTTGGTCTGTATTCGCTTTTGGGATGGTGATTATGGCATTGGGTGCAAGCCTTTCAGATGCCGAAATCTCATGCACTGAGGCCTTGAGATCATTGATTCCCTGCACACCATTTTTGGTGGGTTTTGGCTCGTCGGCACCAAACGTTGTTTGCTGCATGGGTGTTCAACATGTGTTCGAACAGGCAAACACCACCACAACTCGTAGAGACCTCtgtcaatgttttcaaaatgctgCATCACAGATTGGTGCTTTGCCTGAGAGGGTTAAAGAGCTTCCCCAGTTCTGCAATATACATGTTACCCTGCCCATTAATGACGCCAATGTGAATTGCAGCaa AATTCAGTGA
- the LOC108996427 gene encoding probable tyrosine-protein phosphatase DSP4 has translation MVENCGGDMCAVTEAPPSPTVGNYFPVSTASGTRYNSEREADELLVPPLNFAMVDNGVFRSGFPDSANSGFLKSLGLRSIICLCPETYPEANNEFLKANGIKLFQFGIDSCKEPFVNIPEETVRGALKVVLDTRNHPLLIHCKRGKHRTGCLVGCLRRLQRWCLSSVFDEYQRFAAAKARVSDQRFIELFDISS, from the exons ATGGTTGAGAACTGCGGGGGAGATATGTGTGCCGTGACCGAAGCCCCGCCGTCTCCGACTGTTGGGAACTATTTTCCAGTTTCGACGGCTTCGGGCACCAGATATAACTCCGAAAGGGAAGCGGATGAGTTGCTGGTTCCGCCCCTGAACTTCGCGATGGTTGATAATGGCGTATTCAGGTCTGGTTTCCCAGATTCCGCTAACTCCGGCTTCTTGAAATCCCTTGGGCTCCGTTCCATCAT ATGTTTATGCCCGGAAACTTATCCGGAGGCGAACAATGAGTTTTTGAAGGCTAATGGGATTAAGCTTTTTCAGTTCGGGATCGATAGCTGTAAG GAACCTTTTGTAAACATTCCTGAGGAAACAGTTCGCGGAGCACTGAAAGTAGTCCTTG ATACGAGGAACCACCCACTTCTAATTCATTGCAAACGAGGAAAG CACCGCACGGGTTGTCTGGTTGGATGCTTAAGGAGATTGCAAAGATGGTGCCTTTCTTCTGTGTTCGACGAGTACCAGAGGTTTGCTGCCGCCAAGGCAAGAGTGTCCGACCAGAGGTTTATAGAATTGTTTGATATTTCAAGCTAG
- the LOC108996449 gene encoding protein CLMP1-like yields MGKSGGRKKKGGANQVTGDNSTPKANGGVDLDSSVFLTRAQELKEEGNKRFQNKDYAGALEQYDNALRVTPKTHPDRAVFHSNRAACLMQMKPIDYETVIAECNMALQVQPRFFRALLRRARAFEAIGKYEMAMQDVQVLLGADPNHGDALEISRRLRTALGPRPEAQQDLQSRPSPAALGASAVRGAPIAGLGPCLPAPPVPKKANTAAGGLVLSPNNKPEKPQAVLPSENGPGSKGQLPKLVLKPSSGTSKPANPSKNNQKEQPSTALVSLHGQAPEAAIQWRPLKLVYDHDIRLAQMPIKCSFKVLRDIVSKRFSSSKSVLIKYKDNDGDLVTITCSGELRLAESYVDSLILKDLETDKTDTIGILRLHIVEVSPEQEPPILEEEEKDMESEGNKGDEIGSNSSLGESVLEPADMGIDKTEKESQKEKPGAEDPACKEVEMDDWLFEFAQLFRTHVGIDPDAHIDLHELGMELCSEALEETVTGEEAQGLFDKAAAKFQEVAALAFFNWGNVHMCAARKRIPLDESSGKEVVAAQLQAAYDWVRERYSLAREKYEEALVIKPDFYEGLLALGQQQFEMAKLHWSFALAKKIDLSSWDSTETLKLYESAEEKMKAATEMWEKLEEQRANELKDPSAIKKEELLKRRKKQTGNNEGEPSSLGSQSEISADEAAEQAAVMRSQIHLFWGNMLFERSQVECKLGLVGWEKNLDAAVERFKLAGASETDISMVLKNHCSNGDAVEGDVKGVPKSDTDVAGEGKNDVADEVSTK; encoded by the coding sequence atgggCAAGTCAGGGGGTAGGAAGAAGAAGGGTGGTGCAAACCAAGTAACAGGTGATAATTCTACTCCAAAAGCTAATGGTGGTGTTGATTTGGACTCTTCGGTATTTTTAACAAGAGCCCAAGAGCTCAAAGAAGAAGGGAACAAGAGGTTTCAAAATAAGGACTATGCTGGCGCTCTTGAGCAGTATGATAATGCTCTCAGAGTTACTCCAAAAACCCACCCTGACCGAGCTGTGTTTCATAGCAATAGAGCGGCTTGTTTGATGCAAATGAAGCCCATAGACTATGAAACTGTGATTGCTGAGTGTAATATGGCTCTTCAGGTCCAGCCCCGGTTTTTCCGGGCTCTCCTTCGGAGGGCTCGGGCTTTCGAGGCAATAGGGAAGTATGAAATGGCGATGCAGGATGTTCAGGTGTTGTTGGGGGCTGACCCCAATCATGGGGACGCATTGGAAATTTCCCGGCGGTTGAGGACGGCATTGGGTCCTCGCCCGGAGGCCCAGCAGGACCTCCAGAGCCGCCCATCCCCTGCTGCCCTTGGTGCTTCTGCAGTTCGTGGTGCACCAATTGCTGGATTAGGACCTTGTTTACCTGCCCCCCCAGTACCAAAGAAGGCAAATACTGCAGCAGGGGGATTAGTATTATCGCCTAATAATAAACCAGAGAAGCCCCAAGCGGTTCTACCCTCTGAAAACGGTCCTGGGTCTAAAGGACAATTGCCAAAACTTGTTTTGAAGCCTTCGAGTGGTACTTCAAAACCTGCTAATCCAAGCAAGAATAATCAGAAGGAACAGCCATCTACCGCATTAGTCTCATTGCATGGGCAGGCTCCAGAGGCTGCAATCCAATGGAGGCCATTGAAGCTTGTTTATGATCATGACATAAGGCTTGCCCAGATGCCAATAAAATGCAGTTTCAAAGTGTTACGAGACATCGTGAGCAAAAGGTTTTCCTCATCAAAGTCAGTTTTGATCAAATACAAGGACAATGATGGTGATTTGGTGACCATAACCTGTTCAGGGGAACTCAGATTGGCGGAGTCTTATGTGGATAGCCTCATACTAAAGGATCTGGAAACAGATAAGACAGACACAATTGGGATACTGAGACTGCATATTGTGGAGGTGAGCCCTGAGCAAGAGCCTCCTATAttggaagaagaggagaagGATATGGAGAGTGAGGGAAACAAGGGAGATGAAATTGGCTCCAATTCGTCACTTggtgaatctgttttggaaccAGCTGATATGGGAATTGATAAGACAGAGAAAGAATCTCAGAAGGAGAAACCGGGAGCAGAAGATCCTGCATGCAAGGAAGTGGAGATGGATGATTGGCTGTTTGAATTTGCTCAGCTTTTTCGCACTCATGTTGGTATTGACCCAGATGCTCATATAGACTTACATGAGCTTGGGATGGAGCTTTGTTCCGAGGCACTTGAGGAGACAGTGACAGGTGAAGAAGCCCAAGGTCTCTTTGACAAGGCTGCTGCTAAGTTTCAAGAGGTGGCTGCTTTGGCATTCTTCAACTGGGGAAATGTTCATATGTGTGCAGCAAGGAAACGCATTCCCTTGGATGAATCTTCTGGAAAGGAGGTGGTGGCTGCACAGCTTCAAGCCGCTTATGACTGGGTTAGGGAAAGATATTCTCTGGCCAGAGAGAAGTATGAGGAGGCACTCGTGATCAAACCAGACTTTTATGAGGGTTTGCTTGCTCTGGGGCAGCAGCAATTTGAAATGGCCAAACTTCATTGGTCATTTGCACTTGCTAAGAAGATAGATCTCTCAAGCTGGGACTCTACTGAAACTCTAAAACTTTATGAGAGCGCGGAGGAAAAGATGAAGGCTGCGACTGAGATGTGGGAGAAGCTGGAGGAGCAGAGGGCAAATGAGTTAAAAGATCCAAGTGCGATTAAGAAGGAAGAGTtgttgaaaagaagaaagaaacaaactGGTAATAATGAAGGTGAGCCCTCGAGCCTTGGCAGTCAGAGCGAAATATCAGCAGATGAAGCAGCAGAACAAGCAGCTGTGATGAGATCACAGATACATCTCTTCTGGGGTAACATGCTTTTTGAGCGATCCCAAGTTGAATGCAAATTGGGACTGGTTGGTTGGGAGAAAAACCTGGATGCTGCTGTTGAGCGCTTTAAGCTTGCTGGAGCGTCTGAGACTGACATTTCGATGGTTCTGAAGAACCACTGCTCTAATGGAGATGCAGTGGAAGGAGATGTTAAAGGGGTTCCA